A part of Polynucleobacter sp. MG-Unter2-18 genomic DNA contains:
- a CDS encoding rubredoxin produces the protein MEFKTYMCLICGWVYDEAAGLPEEGIAPGTLWKDVPMNWTCPECGARKEDFEMMAI, from the coding sequence ATGGAATTCAAAACATATATGTGCTTAATTTGTGGCTGGGTTTATGACGAAGCTGCAGGTTTACCTGAAGAGGGTATTGCGCCAGGCACGCTTTGGAAAGATGTACCCATGAACTGGACCTGTCCTGAGTGTGGCGCACGTAAAGAAGACTTTGAAATGATGGCGATCTAA